The Parachlamydia acanthamoebae genome has a window encoding:
- a CDS encoding RluA family pseudouridine synthase: MSDIDILYADNHLLVVNKPAGLLTQPTDLNPESLEALCKQWVKQDKNKEGNIFLHAVHRLDKPASGILLFARTSKALSRLSKQMREKHCKKTYLACIDRPISQSEGILEHYLTHDHHHAKVYNHPVDDAKRSRLDYQIIHQQGPLSLLKIDLITGRYHQIRAQLSHIGCPIIGDLRYGNTKNLEVGLIALHHHQLVIAHPTLNTSLTFKAPLPNYWPLPLSDDKLL; the protein is encoded by the coding sequence GTGAGCGATATCGATATTTTGTATGCCGACAACCATCTCCTCGTTGTCAATAAACCTGCTGGTCTACTCACGCAGCCAACAGATCTCAATCCTGAAAGCTTAGAAGCCTTATGCAAACAATGGGTTAAACAGGATAAAAATAAAGAAGGCAATATTTTTTTACATGCAGTTCACCGTTTAGACAAACCCGCAAGTGGTATATTGTTATTTGCGCGCACAAGCAAAGCTTTATCCAGACTTTCTAAACAAATGCGCGAAAAACACTGTAAAAAGACCTACCTTGCCTGTATTGATCGCCCAATTTCTCAATCTGAAGGCATTTTAGAGCATTACTTGACCCATGATCATCATCATGCCAAAGTTTATAATCATCCTGTTGATGATGCTAAACGATCTCGATTAGACTACCAAATCATCCACCAGCAAGGTCCTCTTTCGCTTTTAAAGATTGACTTGATCACAGGACGTTATCACCAAATTCGTGCACAGCTTAGCCACATTGGATGTCCGATCATCGGTGATTTAAGGTATGGGAATACTAAAAATTTAGAAGTTGGTCTTATCGCTCTGCATCACCACCAGCTTGTCATTGCACACCCAACCCTCAATACATCTTTGACGTTTAAGGCACCTTTGCCAAACTATTGGCCGTTGCCGCTTTCTGATGATAAGCTACTTTGA
- a CDS encoding TrmH family RNA methyltransferase: protein MNNQADPLLITSLQNPKIKQAVKLRERHARKQTDLFLIEGYRELLRAVDAGRKMETLFFCPELYLGTNEASLIQKIAKTGASLYQCTESVFKKLSYRDRPDGLIAIAPQFHLSLEDLGKQLKNQNNPFLIVAEAIEKPGNLGTILRCSDAVGLDALIVCDACTDIHNPNVVRASVGTLFTVPVIESQGAETLQWLKQKGISILAATPHAKQELADIDLTGPLAIAVGTEQLGLSPQWMEQADIQVRIPMYGIADSLNVAMATTILLYEALRQRKGKK, encoded by the coding sequence ATGAACAATCAAGCAGATCCTTTGCTCATTACGAGCTTGCAAAATCCCAAAATCAAACAAGCCGTTAAGCTCAGAGAAAGACATGCTCGGAAACAAACCGATCTTTTTCTCATTGAAGGTTATCGAGAACTTCTACGCGCAGTGGATGCGGGTCGAAAAATGGAGACGCTTTTCTTTTGTCCTGAACTTTATTTGGGCACTAATGAAGCAAGCTTGATACAAAAAATCGCCAAAACAGGTGCCTCTCTCTACCAATGCACAGAATCTGTTTTTAAGAAACTTTCCTACAGAGACCGACCAGATGGCTTGATTGCCATCGCACCTCAATTCCATCTATCTCTAGAAGATTTAGGTAAACAACTTAAAAACCAAAACAATCCTTTTCTCATTGTCGCGGAAGCCATCGAAAAACCTGGCAATCTGGGCACCATTTTACGCTGCTCCGACGCAGTAGGCCTAGATGCATTGATTGTATGCGATGCCTGCACCGATATTCATAATCCAAATGTGGTTCGCGCAAGTGTGGGAACTTTGTTCACAGTTCCTGTTATTGAATCGCAAGGTGCAGAAACGTTGCAATGGCTTAAGCAAAAAGGAATTTCTATCTTGGCAGCAACGCCCCACGCTAAACAAGAATTAGCCGATATCGATTTAACAGGACCTCTGGCAATCGCAGTTGGCACAGAGCAACTCGGCCTTTCTCCTCAATGGATGGAACAAGCAGACATCCAAGTGCGCATTCCAATGTACGGAATTGCCGACTCTCTCAATGTTGCAATGGCCACAACGATTCTGCTTTATGAAGCTCTGAGACAGCGAAAGGGAAAGAAGTGA
- the ade gene encoding adenine deaminase has product MMKEFTLTGNIVDILSKKIFPGSVTVRDGKIVAVKSQDKITSQQFILPGFIDAHVHVESSMLVPSEFARLAVPHGTVATVSDPHEIGNVLGIEGVRYMIQNGNQVPFHFYFGAPSCVPATSFETSGATISAKELRALFEQDKLKYLSEMMNYPGVLARDSVVMDKIQIAQELGLPIDGHAPGLKGTEAERYISAGISTDHECYTLEEALDKIKYGMKILIREGSAAKNYAALHPLIESHPQQVMFCSDDKHPHELVKGHINQLVKRSIVEYGYEVMDVLRCASYHPVEHYKLDVGLLRVGDSADFIVVDNLRDLTVLRTYIKGLLVSQRGESLIHSIESDVVNHFNVSMKKEEDFTIQATADIIQVIGALDGELITKKLQAKAKVVGNHFVSDPQQDVLKLVVVNRYKEAPIAGAFIHGFGLKEGALASCIAHDSHNIIAVGVSDRELCHAVNAVIENRGGISVVNQDSVDVLPLPIAGIMSHQDGYQVAKSYAQLDEKVKQLGSPLHAPFMTLSFMALLVIPSLKLSDKGLFDGTAFKFTSLGLDTAIKT; this is encoded by the coding sequence ATGATGAAAGAGTTTACTTTGACAGGAAATATTGTAGATATTCTGTCTAAAAAAATTTTTCCCGGTAGTGTCACCGTGCGCGATGGAAAAATCGTAGCTGTGAAATCGCAAGATAAAATCACTTCTCAACAATTCATTTTACCAGGATTTATTGATGCGCATGTGCATGTGGAAAGTTCGATGCTTGTGCCTTCAGAATTTGCACGCCTAGCCGTACCACACGGTACAGTTGCGACCGTTTCCGATCCCCATGAAATAGGCAATGTGTTGGGAATTGAGGGCGTGCGTTACATGATTCAGAATGGAAATCAAGTCCCTTTTCATTTTTATTTTGGAGCCCCATCTTGTGTGCCTGCGACATCCTTTGAAACATCTGGAGCGACGATTTCCGCTAAGGAATTGCGTGCATTATTTGAGCAGGACAAATTGAAATATTTAAGTGAGATGATGAATTATCCGGGAGTATTGGCACGAGATTCAGTTGTAATGGATAAAATTCAGATCGCCCAAGAGCTCGGTCTCCCTATTGATGGGCATGCGCCAGGATTAAAAGGAACTGAAGCGGAGAGATATATTTCTGCAGGGATTTCGACAGATCATGAATGCTACACTCTTGAAGAGGCCCTGGATAAGATAAAATATGGGATGAAGATTCTCATTCGTGAGGGTTCTGCTGCCAAAAATTATGCAGCCCTGCATCCTCTCATTGAGTCTCATCCACAGCAAGTCATGTTTTGCAGTGATGATAAGCATCCACATGAACTAGTTAAAGGGCATATTAATCAATTAGTTAAACGATCCATTGTCGAGTACGGCTATGAGGTGATGGATGTTTTACGGTGTGCGTCATATCATCCAGTTGAGCATTATAAGTTGGATGTGGGACTCTTGCGCGTGGGAGATTCTGCTGATTTTATTGTGGTGGATAATTTACGCGACTTGACGGTTTTACGCACCTATATCAAAGGACTGTTGGTCTCTCAAAGAGGGGAATCTTTGATCCATTCGATTGAAAGTGATGTTGTAAACCACTTTAATGTTTCCATGAAAAAAGAGGAGGATTTTACTATCCAGGCCACAGCTGACATCATTCAGGTGATTGGGGCCCTCGATGGAGAGTTAATTACAAAAAAACTACAAGCTAAGGCAAAAGTTGTCGGAAATCATTTTGTTTCGGATCCTCAGCAAGATGTTTTAAAATTAGTTGTGGTTAACCGATATAAAGAGGCTCCTATTGCAGGCGCGTTTATTCATGGTTTTGGATTAAAAGAGGGGGCCTTAGCTTCTTGTATTGCGCATGATTCTCACAATATTATTGCAGTTGGGGTATCAGATCGAGAACTTTGCCACGCTGTGAATGCGGTGATTGAGAATCGAGGTGGAATTTCAGTGGTAAATCAGGATTCGGTCGATGTTTTACCGCTCCCTATTGCCGGAATTATGAGTCATCAAGATGGCTATCAGGTAGCTAAAAGTTATGCACAATTAGATGAAAAAGTGAAACAACTTGGAAGTCCCTTGCATGCACCTTTTATGACACTCTCCTTTATGGCCCTTTTGGTCATTCCCTCTTTAAAATTGAGTGACAAGGGGCTGTTTGATGGAACAGCCTTTAAATTTACATCCTTAGGGCTGGATACTGCTATCAAAACTTAG